The following DNA comes from Microbacterium foliorum.
AGGCCGTCGAAGACGGCTCCACGGAAGAATGCCGGATCCTGACGCTGCTCGGCCGAGATCTCGGCGACCTCCTGCAGCCCCAGCTCCTCGCCCTGGTAGAGATACGTGCTGCCGGGCAGGCCGAGCAGCAGCAGCGTCGCGGCATGAGCCCGACGCAGCCCGAGCTCACGGTCGAGCTGGTCCTCGGGCCCGCCGGCGGCGACCCATTCGACACCCTGCTTCACTCCGGTGCGCCCGCCGAGCTGCGGCAGTCCATACCGCGTCGCGTGCCGCGTGACGTCGTGGTTCGACAGCACCCACGTCGTCGACGAGCCCGTCGCCCGCGACTGCGCGAGGTTGTCGGTGATGATGGTGCGGAACTGCGTCGCGTCGAAGTCGGCGACGAGCAGATCGAAGTTGAACGCCTGACCCAGTCCCTCGGCCGAGGCGTACTTCGCACGACGCTCCGGAGTGCTCACCCACGCCTCGGCGACAGCCGTGCGCGGCGGGTCGTACTCGTTGAAGACCCGACGCCACTCGGCGTACACCTCGTGCACGTCGTCGCGGTCGTGCAGCGGGTGGTTGCCGTCGTGCGGCAGCAGCTCGAGCTCGGCGGTGCTCGGCAGCGGCTCGGTGAGGTCCTTGGTCAGCATGTGGGCGACGTCGATGCGGAAGCCGTCGACTCCGCGGTCCGACCAGAAGCGCAGGGTCTTCAAGAAGTCCTCGCGCACCTCGGGGTGGTCCCAGTTGAGGTCGGGCTGCTCGGGCGCGAAGCTGTGCAGGAACCACTGGCCGTCTTCCACCCGCTCCCACGCAGACCCGCCGAACGCGGCGGTCCAGTCGGTCGGGGGCTCCGAGCCGTCCGGCCCCGAACCCTCGCGGAAGATGTATCGCTCCCGAGCCGCCGACCCGCGGCCGGCGGCGAGCGCCTCCTGGAACCACTCGTGCAGGTCGGACGAATGGTTCGGAACGATGTCGACCACGACGCGGATGCCGCGGTCGTGCAGAGCCGCGACCATGTCGTCGAAGTCCTCGAGCGTGCCCAGGCGCGGGTCGACGTTGCGGTAGTCGGCCACGTCGTAGCCGCCGTCGGCGAGTGCCGACGGGTAGAACGGGCTCAGCCACACCGCGTCGATCCCGAGGTCGCGCAGGTAGTCGGCCCGCGAGACGATGCCCGGGATGTCACCGAGTCCGTCGCCGTTCGCGTCGGCGAAGCTGCGGGGGTAGATCTGGTAGACGGCGGCCTGTCGCCACCATGCTGCCGTCGTGTCGTCGCGGGTCTCGGTGAGAAGCGCATCGGTCATGAGGGGTGTTGCTCCTTCGTGTTGCGGTCGGGGGTCTGGGGTGCGGCTGCGTCAGCCCTTGACGGCGCCCTGCGTCACGCCCTCCATGACGAAGCGCTGCGTGAACAGGTACGCCAGGATCGCCGGGGCCATCGCCATCAGGTACGAGGCGAACGACACGTTGTAGTTGTTGCTGAACTGGGTCTGGAAGAGGTTCTGCCGCACCGGGAGGGTCTGCATGGCCGGGTCCGAGATGATCAGCGACGGCATCATGAAGTCGTTCCACGCGTAGAGGAAGGCGAAGATGCCGACCGTCGCGCTCATCGGTGCGAGCAGCGGGAAGATCAGCTGCCAGAACGTCTGCCACGTGCTCGCACCGTCGATGCGGGCGCTCTCCTCGAGTTCGATCGGGATCGACCGCAGGAACGCCGTGAACAGCAGCACGCTGAAGCTCAACTGGAACATCGTCGCGAGGATGATCACCCCGAACGGGTTGTCGAGTCCGACCCAGCCGGTCAGCTGGATCTGCGGCAGCGCCACGACCGGGAAGGGGATGAACATCGCGGCCAGCAGGTAGAAGAACGAGTAGCGGAACAGGCGGTGGTCCCAGTTGCGCACGATCGCATACGACGCGAAGGCGGCGAGCACGATGGTCGCGATGACCGTTCCCGCCGTGACCAGCAGCGAGATGCCGGCCCCGACCGGGAACTTCGTCAGGTTCCACGCCTCGACGAACCCGTCGATGCTGAACGGCGCCGGCAGCGAGAAGGCGTTGCCGTCGACCGCCTGGCCCGTGGTCTTGAACGCCATCGAGATCGTGACGTACAGCGGCAGCAGAACCGTGACCGCGCACAGGATCAGGATGATCGTGCCCGACCAGTTGACGCGCTCCATGCGGACGCGCGGCTTCTTGCCCGAGGTGGGGATGGTGGTGAGTGTCTGCGTCGACATCAGAGTGCGTTCCTTCCGCGGGTCAGCGAGAGCTGAAGCAGGGAGATGAGCACGGCGACGATGAAGAAGATCGTCGCATTGGCCATCTGATAGGCGTAGTCGCCGCCGTTGAAGCCCGCGATGATCGTCATCGCGACGCTGCGGGTGGCAGTGCCGGGCCCGCCGTTGGTGAGTCCGACGATGATGTCGTAGGCGTTGAGGAAGCCCTTGAAGCCCAGGATCACGTTGATCACCACGTATCCGGCCACCAGCGGCAGCGTGATGCGGAACAGCTGCTGCCTCTTGTTCGCGCCGTCGATGCTCGCCGCCTCGTAGACCTCGCCGGGCACCGAGAGGAGCCCTGCGATGTAGATGAGCAGCGTGCCGGGAACCGCCTGCCACGCGGTCACGATCACGATCGCGACCCACGCGAGATCGGGGTTCGCGAGGAGGCTGGTCGAGAGCCACGGGATGCCGGTGGCGGCGCCCGCGGCCGGGATGGAGTTCGAGAAGAGGAAGTTGAAGACGTAGGCGATGATGATGCCCGAGATCACCATCGGGATCACGAAGATCGTGCGCAGCCCCGTCTTGAAGCGGATGCGGGAGGTCAGCCCCACCGCGAGCATGAAGGCGACCACGTTGACGACGATCACTGTGGCGATCGAGAAGCCGAACGTGAACAGGTAGCTCTGCAGGATGGCCGGGTCGCTGAACATCGCGATGTAGTTCGTCAGCCCGTTGAAGCTCCACTCGCCGATGCCGATGGAGTCGGTGAAGCTGAAGAAGATGCCCATGATGCCGGGCACCGTGATCGCGAGCGTGAAGATCACGAGGGTCGGCAGCAGGAACAGGTAGTAGATCGGCTCGACGCGTCCCTTGCGACGGGCGAGCTTGCGGGTGCCGCCCGTGACGATCGCCGTGGTGTCGGTCGTCGGGCTGTTGGGCTTCGTGATGTTCGATGCCGCGGGGTTCGGAGCTGCCGGGCCCGGCAGAGCGGTGTTCGTCATGGCGTGGACTCCTCTGTCTCGCCGGATGCTGAGTCCTCACCGGATGCGTTGTCCTGGGTCGACGGGATGGGAGCGCGGAACGCGATCCTGGCCCAGTCGGCATCCATGGTGCGCAGCGTGGAGGTCGTGGACGCGCCGAGCACCATCGCCTGCGCGTAGTTGAAGACCGGAAGGGTCCTGGGCACGAGAACCGAGGGTCCCTGATAGATCTGGCCGTTGTCGTAGTACTCGACCATTCCCTCGACCCGAGGGTCATCGGGGGCCGGAGCATCGTTCGTCGGCGTGAAGCCGAGCTGCGAGGCGTTGTACTCCTCGATGTTCTCGGGCAGGAACAGGTACTCGAGGAAGTCGCGTGCGGCCTCCTGGTGCTGCGACCCCTCGGGGATCATCGCGGCGAGGTCCATGTTGACGCGTACGCCGAGGTCGGCGGGGTCGTCGGTCATCGGCAGCGGGAAGGTGCCGAGAGCGAGATCCGGAGCGGTCTTCTCGATCTCGCTGAACGCCCACGGCCCCTGCAGGTACATCGCCGCCTCGCCCTTGCCGAACGCGAGGTTGCCGTCGCCGTACGCACGGCTCGCAGCATCCGCATTCGTGTACTCGTTCACGAGCGTCATCATGCGGTCCATGGGCTCTGCGAAGTCCTTCTCGAACGAGGCCTCCGAATCCGGTCCCACTTCGGTGCCCTCCTGCGCGAGCGTGTCGAAGAAGTCGATCACATCGACCGAGCCGCCGGCGGTGTAGTCGTACCAGCCCTGCGCGACCGTCCAGTCGTCCTTGAAGGTGGCGTAGAACGGGTCGATCCCCGCCTCTTTCAGCTGGTCGCACACGGCGATCAGCTCGTCCCAGGTCTGCGGAACCTCGAGACCCTGCTGCTCGAAGATCTCCTTGTTGTAGATCACCGAGGCGCCCATCACGGAGTACGGCAGCGCGCTCGTGCGCCCCTCGCACGACCCGTACTGCTCCATGAGAGGCTGCAGGTCGTCGCGGATCGTCGAGGCGGCCTCGGCGCCGGAGAGATCGGTTAGCGCGCAGCGCTGCACGAATCGGGCGATCTCGTAGTTGTAGTTGGCGAGCATGATGTCGGGCGGGTTGCCCCGCACGAAGCTGGCCGAGACGACATCGACACCGGACGTGTCGATCTCGACGCGCACCTTGTCTTGCGAGGCGTTGTACTCGGCGACGCGTTCGGTCATGAACTCGATCGCCTCGCGTTTGCTGAAGGTGAAGCGGATGGTCTCGGTTCCGCCGGCGGTCGAGCACCCGGTCAGGGCGGCGCCGACCAGGGCGAGCGCGGCGGCTCCGGCGACGAGCCGGGCCGGGCGTGGTGGTTTGAGAGACACCGTTGTCCTTTCGTCCGGTAGATCCGCAGACTAAATCTAGTGAGCGAATTTACTTCGATGAACGGTACTGTCTCATGTGAACGAGAGTGAGGTCAAGACCCGTGACAGAAGTCTCTGCAGGTCTCGGCACCGGACGAGCCAGTGTCGGCGCGATCCTCGACTTCGCCTGGACCGCCGGTGAGTTCACCGCTACCGAGGCGATGGCGACCACCTCACTGACCCGCTCGACCGCGATCGACGGGATCGACACACTCGTCGACGCCGGCGTGCTGCGCGAGCTTCCCAACGCCCGCGTCGCCGGAAGCTACCGTGCGGGGCGCCCCGCTCGCCGCTTCGTGCTGGCATCCGATCTCGGCGTGGTGATCGGAGTGGATGCCGGAGACACCCACCTCGCGGTCACGATCGCCGACCCGCTCGAGAACACGCTCGTGCACCATCGCACCGACCTCGATCCGACGCAGTCCGCAGCCGCCCGTCGCGCGACGATCCTCGAGCAGATGCAGCTCGCGATCGCCGAAGCAGACGTCACACGTGAATCGATCCTCGCGATCTGCGTCGGAGTGGCCGCGCCCGTGAATCGCGCGGGCATCTCACCTCCGCACCCGGAGGGCTTCTGGGAGCGCACCAACCCGGGCCTCGCCGAGGCGCTCGACGACTGGGCGCCCGTCGTCGAGATCAAGAACGACGCACAGCTCGCCGCGATCGCCGAGGGCTCAGCCGGAGCGGCGATCGGATGCCGCGACTACGTCGCCCTGCTCGCGAGCGAGCGCTTCGGCGGTGGCGTCGTCGTCGACGGCCACGTGCTGCACGGTGCACACGGTGGCGTCGGTGAGGGCGTCGTGTTCGACCACATCGTCGGGGTCGGCTCGGCCTTCGGTCTGCGCTACGCACTGCAGGACGAGGTGCGCGATGCGGTGCGGAGCGGCGAGATCGACTCGGACTCGGCGATCGGACGGCTCGCGGGCGCAGACCGCATCGACCCGCGCACTGTGCTGACCGCCGCAGCCGCAGGCGATGTCGACGCACTGCTCGCGACTTCTCGCGTCGGCGCGACCCTCGCCCGTGTCGTGGGCGTGCTGGGCAGCATGTACGACCCCGCGCGCGTGATCGTCTGCGGCGGGGTCGCCGAGAGCATCGCACCGGTACTGACAGCTGCGCGCGAAGTGCTGCCGACGCAGCTGCACCTCCCGGCACCCGAGATCCTCGCCTCGACGCTCGGCGCCGAGGTGGTGTCGATCGGCGCCGTCGCGACGGCCCGCCGTGCCGCCCGCGAGGTGGCCGTGCCGCTGCTGGCGGAACGGCGCCTCAGCGCGGTCGGCTGAGCGCCGTGCGCGAACCAGAGCTGCCGCACTCCCCCACTGCGATCGAACTGCTCTTCGACCCGGCGGCCGAGACCGCGATCCGGGCCGAATGGGAGGCTCTCGCCGCACACGGCATGTCGAGCCTCGCGAGGCACACGTCGGCGAGCAACAGCCCTCACATCACGCTGGTCGCTCGCATTGGGCTGCCGAAGGTGGACCCGCGCGTCCTGGTAGACATACCGTCGTTCCCGATCACGCTGGGCGCTCCCCTGCTCTTCGGCAGCGGCGAGCGCCGCGTGCTGGCCCGCAGCATCGTTCCGAGTGCGGAGCTCATCGGCCTCCGCGAGACGATCCTGACCGCGATCGGGCCGGGCGACGATGCCCCGCACACCGCACCGGGCGAGTGGATGCCGCACGTCGCCCTCGCCCGCCGGCTGCGCATCGCCGACCTTGCGGCAGCGCTCGAGCTGATCGGCGGCGACGTCCACGGTCACGCCCACAGCGTGCGGCACTGGGACCCCGCCACCGCGGTGATCACGACTCTCGCGGAGATGCGGCAGGCATAGCCGGGCGACCCTCACGGAGCGGAGTCGCCTCAATGAGGTGAGGGGAACGCGTCGCGTTGCACGCGAACGGCGACATCCTGCAGGGCTCGGAGCACACGCCTGACCGCCGTGTAGGCCAGCACATCCGGCCGAGCCAGCACGTCGACGTGGCGGATCAGATCCACATCCGACAGCGGCCTGAGAACGAGGCCGTCCACCGCCAGAGGCGTCGCGGTGGTGCGGGGCATGACGGCGATCGCCGCCCCCGCCCTCACGACCTCCGCCGTCACCGAGAACTCGTTGATGCGATGCGCGATCCGCAGCGGCGCCCCCGATAGTGCCGCGAGGTGGTCGAGCACACCCGCGAGAGGGAATCCCGCGTGCACCGACACCCACTCCTCGTCGCGGAGGTCGGCGAGAGTGATGCCCGCTCGGCCGGCGAGACGGTGACCTGCGGGGAGGGCGATGTCGAGCGACTCCTCGACGAGCGGGATCGCGACGACTCGATCAGCGGGCCAGGGGGCGTCGTGCGCGAGCCGATGGGCGATGACGAGATCGTGGTCGGCGGTGAGCCCGGGAAAGTCCCGGTGCGGTACGTCGGCATCGGCAAGGCGGACGGCAGGACTCCCGTCTAGCTCTCTCAGGAGCGGCCGGAACAGGGCGAGTCCTGCGCTGTTGAACGACGACACCCGCACCGGCCGGTCGCCTGCTTCGAGGAGCGCCCCGATCGAGTCGCGTGCCGCGGTCAGCGCCTCATCGACACGCGTGCTCGCGGCGGCCAACGCCTCGCCCGCCGCGGTCAGGATCAGGACTCGACCCCGGCGCACCGTAAGCGGCAGGGCCACCGCCGACTGCAAAGTCGCGAGCTGCTGCGAGACCGCCGACGCCGAGATTCCGAGAGCGGCAGCGACGGCGGTCACACTGCCTCGGTCGCGAAGCTCCCGGAGCAGTCGAAGGTGGGTCGGATCCATAAGGCCAACCTTAAAGGAGAATCAAGCAGCTGCATCTGGGTCTTCATCGAGAAAGACGAGAGTGTGGAGTCATGCCTCGACGTCCGTCTCGCGATCTGCTCGTCGACGTCCTGCTCGTCGGCGTGGCGGTGGTGTGGGGCGCGAGCTTCATGGCAGCCAAGAGCCTGACTCTCGAGACGGGCGTCCCCTCCGCGGTCGCACTCCGGTTCCTCGTCGCAGCAGTCGCTCTCGGTGTGATCTGCGCGGTGCGCAAAGAGCGGATGCCGCGTGGCCGCGGGCTGGCCGCCGCCGTCCTCCTCGGCTTCTCCCAAGCCGCCATCATCGGCCTCGAGACCTGGGGCGTCCATCTCACCTCGGCGACCAATGCCGGGCTGCTCATCAGCCTCGCGCTCGTGCTCACCCCCGTGCTCGAGAGCCTCGCCGCGCGGTCGTGGCTTCCGCGCTCGTACTTCGTCGCCGCCGTCGCGGCCGTGGTGGGGGTCGCCCTTCTCGTGTCGGACGGCGGACTGCGGATGCCGACCGCAGGGGACGCCCTCGTGGTCGCGGCGGCGGTCGTGCGCGCGTTTCACGTGACGGCGAGCGCCAGGCTCACCCGCGACCGCGGGGACAGCACGCTCGCCGTCGTCCTGGTTCAGCTCATCGTCTGTGCAGGGACAGCATGGCTGGTCGCAGGGGCGGAGCTGCCCGCGGCCGTCGCACGGCTGGACGGATCGGGGTGGGCGAACGTCCTGTTCCTCGGGCTGATGTGCTCAGTGTTCGCGTTCGTCGTTCAGCTCTGGGCGGTGCGGCACACCTCTGCGACGCGCGCGAGCATCCTCATGGGCACAGAGCCCGTCTGGGCGCTGCTCGTCGGAGTCCTGCTCGCCGGGGAGAGCGTCGGGGCCTTCGGCCTGCTCGGCGCCGCGCTCATCGTCGCCGCTTCGTACGCAGGGCAGGCGATCGAACGCCGCCACCGGCAGCGCGCGCTCAGGCCGCCGGTCGTGGCGCTGAACAGCAGCAACTCTCAGGCGTAGTCGCTGTCGTCCACCGGGGAAGGCGCCGGACCCAGGCTCGCGACGGCGTCCCACAGCCCGTCCGGGACCTCCGTCTGCTCCAGCTCGTCGAGCTGTTCACGGCGATGCGGTGACGACACCCCGACGACAGTGGAGTCGACCAGCGGGGACCGCAGCGAGTAGTGCAGCGCTGCGGCAGCCATCGACGTTCCATGGTCGGCGCAGACGCGCTGCAACCGCTCGGTCCACGCCAGCAGCTCCTCGCCGGCGGGCCGATACGCATACTGCGCACCGGGATGCGGGCCCTTGACGAGCAGTCCCGAACCGAACGGCGCGGCGTTGAACACGGCCATGCCGCGCGCCTTGGCGTCGGCGAAGACAGGCTCAGCCGAGTGATCCACCAGCGTGAATCGGTTGTGGATCAGCACGGCGTCGAACACCCCCGTCTCGACGTACTTCGCCATCAGCGGCACCGGAGCGGCCGCCACGCCGATCGCGTCCACCACGCCGGCGCTGCGGAGTTCGATGAGCCCCTGCACCGCACCGCCGATCGAGATCGAGTCCTCGAACGACACCGAGTACGGGTCGTGCAGGTGCAGCAGCGGAAGCCGGTCGACCCCGAGCCGGGCGGTCGTCTCCTCGAACGAGCGGAGGACGCGGTCGCGGTCGAACACTCCGGTCTCAGGGTCCTGATCCACCTTCGAGATGACCCGCGAACCGTCCAACCCGAGTTCGCGCAGCGCGATTCCGAGCACTGCCTCGGAGCGACCCGCGGAGTAGTTGTTCGAGGTGTCCACGAACCCGTGTCGGCTCGTGAGCAGGTCGATCGCGACCTCGACGGCCGCTCTCTCCTCGGCGGACCCCGGCTCCGAATGCCGGCCGAGGCCGGAGGTTCCGAGGGTGATGGCGGTCGGTTCGATCTTCATCCGCTGGATTCCGTTCTACTGGGGGCCGGTCGTCGCGGTTCTGCTGCCACTGTATCGCCGGGCGATCCGCCTCACTCCACGAGCAGTGCGGGCTCCTCGAGCACGGATGCCACGTCGGCGATGAAGCGGCTCATGCCGTCGCCGTCGATCACGCGGTGGTCGAACGACCCCGCCACGGTGGTGACCCAGCGGGGGCGCACCTCACCGTCGACGACCCACGGCTTCTGGCTGATCGTGCCCATCGCCACGATCCCTGCCTCGCCGGGGTTGATGATCGGCGTGCCGGCATCCATCCCGAAGACACCGATGTTGGTGATCGTGATGGTGCCGCCCTGCTGGTCGGCCGGGCTCGTCTTGCCCTCGCGCGCGGTGAGGGTCAGCCGGTTCAGCGCGCGGGCGAGGTCCTTCATGCTGAGGTCCTGCGCGTCCTTGATGTTCGGCACGAGCAGGCCGCGAGGCGTCGCCGCCGCGATGCCGAGGTTCACGTAGTGGCGCACGGCGATCTCGGCGCCGCCCTCGGTCTCGATCCACGCCGCGTTGACCATCGGGGTGCGACGCGCGGCCCAGATCACGGCACGGGCCATGATCAGCAGCGGAGAGACGCGGATGTCGGCGTAGTCGGGCGACGCCTTCAGGCGCTTGACGAGCTCCATCGTGCGGCTCGCATCGATCTCCTTCCACACGGTGACGTGCGGGGCGGAGTAGGCGCTCTGCACCATCGCCGACGACGTGGCCTTGCGCACTCCCTTGACCGGGATGGACTCGGTGCGATCGTCGCTCTGGCTGGAAGCGGGTGCCGGGGCCGGCGACAGCCCGCGAGCAAGGCCCGCTGCAGCATTCTGCGGCGCGGGCACGGTCTCTTCGCGCACGGCGCCCCACTCGGGAGTCTCGATGTTGCGGAAGACGCTGGCCTGCGAGGCGTGGGTCATCACGTCGTCGCGGGTCACCTCTCCGTCGGCTCCCGTGGGGGTGACGGTCGTGAGGTCGACGCCCAGGTCGCGGGCGAGCTTGCGGATCGGCGGCTTCGCGATCACGCCCACCGACGAGCGAACGGGGCGCTCTGCCGGACGCTTGCGACGAGAGGTGGCGCCGCCACCCGTGCCGTAGCCGACCAGCACCGAGCCACCGCCCTCTTCAGGCGCGGGCGCCTCGGCCGTGGCGATCACGCCGGGTCCGGCGTCGTCCCGCGCATCCGTCACGAACGTGATGATCGGCGAGCCGACCTCGACCGTCGCGCCCTCGGCGGCGAGCAGTTCGCCGACGACTCCCGCGTGCGGCGAGGGCAGCTCGACGAGCGACTTGGCGGTCTCGATCTCGCAGATCACGTCGTTGATGGCGACGGTGTCACCGGGCGCGACCTTCCACGCCACGATCTCGGCCTCGGTCAGGCCCTCTCCCACATCGGGGAGGTTGAAGTTCTGCGTGCTCATGTGCGGTCCTTTCGGAACGGCGAGATCGGGGTGGGATCAGTAGGCGAGGGAGCGGTCGACGGCCTCGAGGATGCGGTCCGCATCCGGAAGGTAGGTGCCCTCGAGCTTCGCGGGCGGGAACGGGGTGTCGTACCCCGAGACCCGCAGCACCGGCGCCTCGAGTGCATAGAACGCGCGCTCCATGACGGTCGCTGCGATCTCGCTGCCGATGCTGACGAACCCCTGCGCCTCCTGCGCGTAGACCATGCGTCCGGTCTTGCGCACCGAACTCAGGATCGGCTCGTAGTCGACCGGCGACAGCGAACGCACATCGACGACCTCGCAGCTGGTGCCCTCGGCCTCGGCGAGCGCCGCCGCCTGCAGCAGTGTCGTGACCATGGCGCCGTGTCCGACGAGCGTCACGTCGGACCCGGTGCGCACGACGCGAGACGAGTGCAGCGGAGCAGCCGACGCGTCGAGCTCGACCTCGCCCTTCTGCCAGTAGCGGCTCTTGGGCTCCATGAAGATCACCGGGTCGTTCGACGCGATGGCCTCCTGGATCATCCAGTACGCGTCGTTCGGGGTCGACGGCGACACCACCCGCAGCCCCGGGGTGTGCGCGAAGTACGCCTCGGGGCTCTCCTGGTGGTGCTCGACGGCACCGATGTGTCCGCCGTACGGGATGCGGATCACGATCGGCAGGCTCAACTTGCCCTCGTGCCGGTTGGTGAGTTTGGCGAGCTGCGTCGTGATCTGGTCGAACGCGGGGAACACGAAGCCGTCGAACTGGATCTCGATCACAGGGCGGAACCCGGTCATCGCGAGCCCGATCGCTGTGCCGACGATCCCCGACTCGGCGAGGGGTGTGTCGAGCACACGCTTGTCGCCGAAGTCGCGCTGCAGATGCTCGGTGACGCGGAAGACGCCGCCGAGCTTGCCGATGTCCTCGCCCATGAGCAGGACCTTGGAGTCGTCCTCCATCGCCCGGCGCAGGCCCGAGTTGAGCGCCTTGCTGAGGGGCATCGTCTCCAGGGTCACTTGCTGTCTCCTTCGAAAGACGCCTCGTATCGCGCGTGCCAGGCCTTCTGCTCCGCGATGAGCGGATGCGGCTCGCTGTACACGTGGTCGAAGATCAGGTCTGCGGTGGGTGATCCGAGTTCGACGCTGCGCGAGCGCAGGTCTTCGGCCGCGTCCGCGGCCTCGGCATCCACATCGGCGAAGAACTGCCCGGCCGCTCCCCTGTTCTCGAGGAACGCGCGCATGCGGTCGATCGGGTCGCGCAGCGCCCACGACTGCTCTTCGTCCGAGCCGCGGTACTTGGTCGGGTCGTCGCTGGTGGTGTGGGCGCCGAGACGGTAGGTGACCGCCTCGATCGCACGAGGACCCTGGCTGCTGCGGGCCTCGTCGAGGGCGACCCGCGAGACGGCATAGCTGGCGAGCACGTCGTTGCCGTCGACCCGGACGCTGGGGATGCCGTAGCCGGCGCTGCGCTCGACGAGCGGCACGCGCGACTGCGTCGCGACCGGCACGGAGATCGCCCAGTGGTTGTTCTGCAGGAAGAACACGGTGGGCGCCTGGTAGCTCGCGGCGAAGACCATCGCCTCGTGCACGTCGCCCTGGCTCGATGCCCCGTCGCCGTAGTAGACGATGACGGCTTCGTCGGTGTCGACGTCGCCGGTGCCGGATCGGCCGTCGAAGTTCAGCCCCATGGCAAACCCGGCGGCGTGCAGAACCTGCGAGCCGAGCACGAGGGTGTACAGCCGGGTGTTGCCGTTCTTCGGGTCTGTCGGGTCCCAGCCGCCGTGTGAGACACCGCGCATGAGCTTGATGATGTCGACGGGGTCGACGCCGCGGATGCGCGTCACGGCGTGCTCGCGATACGACGGGAAGATCGTGTCCTGCGCGCGGGCGGCGCGGGCGGATCCGACCTGGGCGGCCTCCTGCCCACGGCTCGGCGGCCACAGCGCGAGCTGCCCCTGACGCTGCAGGTTGGTCGCCTGGGTGTCGATCGCACGGATGACCACCATGTCGCGGTAGAACTGCTCGAGCTCGGCGTCGCTGATCGCTTCGATCAACGACAGATACTGCTCAGCAGCCGGACTCGGCGTGAAGCGGCCATCCTGATCCAGGACGCGGACGAGTTCAGTCTCTGACGAGGTCACGATGCCACGCTACCGCCGCGCGCATGCTCGGTCACGCATACCTAGGACGTCCTCGCAACTGCCGGGAAACCGGAGAACAGGGCGCCCCGAGCCCGTCAGAGCTGGGTCGCTGCGACCTCGAGAACGCGATCGACGGATGCCTCTTCGCCGACCGAGATGCGGATGCCGTCGCCCGGGAAAGGTCGCACGATGAGGTCGGCGGACGCGAAGGCCGCCGCGACCTCGACCGTGCGCTCGCCGGCGGGCAGCCAGACGAAGTTGGCCTGGCTGTCGGGCACGTCCCACCCCTGCGTGCGGAGCCCTTCGACCAGGCGGGTGCGGCGCTCGACGATCACCGCGACGCGCTCGAGCAGCTCGGACTCGGCGTCGA
Coding sequences within:
- a CDS encoding LysR family transcriptional regulator, encoding MDPTHLRLLRELRDRGSVTAVAAALGISASAVSQQLATLQSAVALPLTVRRGRVLILTAAGEALAAASTRVDEALTAARDSIGALLEAGDRPVRVSSFNSAGLALFRPLLRELDGSPAVRLADADVPHRDFPGLTADHDLVIAHRLAHDAPWPADRVVAIPLVEESLDIALPAGHRLAGRAGITLADLRDEEWVSVHAGFPLAGVLDHLAALSGAPLRIAHRINEFSVTAEVVRAGAAIAVMPRTTATPLAVDGLVLRPLSDVDLIRHVDVLARPDVLAYTAVRRVLRALQDVAVRVQRDAFPSPH
- a CDS encoding DMT family transporter is translated as MPRRPSRDLLVDVLLVGVAVVWGASFMAAKSLTLETGVPSAVALRFLVAAVALGVICAVRKERMPRGRGLAAAVLLGFSQAAIIGLETWGVHLTSATNAGLLISLALVLTPVLESLAARSWLPRSYFVAAVAAVVGVALLVSDGGLRMPTAGDALVVAAAVVRAFHVTASARLTRDRGDSTLAVVLVQLIVCAGTAWLVAGAELPAAVARLDGSGWANVLFLGLMCSVFAFVVQLWAVRHTSATRASILMGTEPVWALLVGVLLAGESVGAFGLLGAALIVAASYAGQAIERRHRQRALRPPVVALNSSNSQA
- a CDS encoding aldo/keto reductase encodes the protein MKIEPTAITLGTSGLGRHSEPGSAEERAAVEVAIDLLTSRHGFVDTSNNYSAGRSEAVLGIALRELGLDGSRVISKVDQDPETGVFDRDRVLRSFEETTARLGVDRLPLLHLHDPYSVSFEDSISIGGAVQGLIELRSAGVVDAIGVAAAPVPLMAKYVETGVFDAVLIHNRFTLVDHSAEPVFADAKARGMAVFNAAPFGSGLLVKGPHPGAQYAYRPAGEELLAWTERLQRVCADHGTSMAAAALHYSLRSPLVDSTVVGVSSPHRREQLDELEQTEVPDGLWDAVASLGPAPSPVDDSDYA
- a CDS encoding dihydrolipoamide acetyltransferase family protein is translated as MSTQNFNLPDVGEGLTEAEIVAWKVAPGDTVAINDVICEIETAKSLVELPSPHAGVVGELLAAEGATVEVGSPIITFVTDARDDAGPGVIATAEAPAPEEGGGSVLVGYGTGGGATSRRKRPAERPVRSSVGVIAKPPIRKLARDLGVDLTTVTPTGADGEVTRDDVMTHASQASVFRNIETPEWGAVREETVPAPQNAAAGLARGLSPAPAPASSQSDDRTESIPVKGVRKATSSAMVQSAYSAPHVTVWKEIDASRTMELVKRLKASPDYADIRVSPLLIMARAVIWAARRTPMVNAAWIETEGGAEIAVRHYVNLGIAAATPRGLLVPNIKDAQDLSMKDLARALNRLTLTAREGKTSPADQQGGTITITNIGVFGMDAGTPIINPGEAGIVAMGTISQKPWVVDGEVRPRWVTTVAGSFDHRVIDGDGMSRFIADVASVLEEPALLVE
- a CDS encoding alpha-ketoacid dehydrogenase subunit beta is translated as MPLSKALNSGLRRAMEDDSKVLLMGEDIGKLGGVFRVTEHLQRDFGDKRVLDTPLAESGIVGTAIGLAMTGFRPVIEIQFDGFVFPAFDQITTQLAKLTNRHEGKLSLPIVIRIPYGGHIGAVEHHQESPEAYFAHTPGLRVVSPSTPNDAYWMIQEAIASNDPVIFMEPKSRYWQKGEVELDASAAPLHSSRVVRTGSDVTLVGHGAMVTTLLQAAALAEAEGTSCEVVDVRSLSPVDYEPILSSVRKTGRMVYAQEAQGFVSIGSEIAATVMERAFYALEAPVLRVSGYDTPFPPAKLEGTYLPDADRILEAVDRSLAY
- a CDS encoding thiamine pyrophosphate-dependent dehydrogenase E1 component subunit alpha, with amino-acid sequence MTSSETELVRVLDQDGRFTPSPAAEQYLSLIEAISDAELEQFYRDMVVIRAIDTQATNLQRQGQLALWPPSRGQEAAQVGSARAARAQDTIFPSYREHAVTRIRGVDPVDIIKLMRGVSHGGWDPTDPKNGNTRLYTLVLGSQVLHAAGFAMGLNFDGRSGTGDVDTDEAVIVYYGDGASSQGDVHEAMVFAASYQAPTVFFLQNNHWAISVPVATQSRVPLVERSAGYGIPSVRVDGNDVLASYAVSRVALDEARSSQGPRAIEAVTYRLGAHTTSDDPTKYRGSDEEQSWALRDPIDRMRAFLENRGAAGQFFADVDAEAADAAEDLRSRSVELGSPTADLIFDHVYSEPHPLIAEQKAWHARYEASFEGDSK